In Longimicrobium sp., the DNA window TCACGCTGGACCTGACGGTGTGGAACGGCGGCCCGGCCCCCCTCACCGTCCGTCACCTGCAGCCGGAGCTTCCCGCGGGATGGACGGCGACGGCGGTGGATTCCGCCTCGCGCCCGACCGGGTCCGTCATCGCCCCGGGCGAGCTGTACCTCCGCCGCTTTCGCGTGACGGTGCCGGCGGACGCGGCGCTCACCGAGCCGTACTTCCTGCGCCAGCCGGTGGAGGGCGATCTGTACCGCTGGCCGCAAAACGATCCTGCGCTCGGCCGTCCGTTCGAGCACGCGCCGGTGCGGGCGCGCGCCGACGTCGTCATGGGCGCGCGCGGCGCGGATGCGGCGATGGAGACGACGGTGGACGCCACGTTCCGCGAGGTCGATCCGCGTCAGGGCGAGCTGCGGCGGCCGGTGATGGTGGTGCCCGCGGTGTCGGTGCTTCTCGATCCGCCGGCGCGCGTGCTGTCGACGTCATCCGCCCGGCCGCTGGAGTACACGGTGCGGCTGGCGTCCGAGGCGCCGGAGGGGATCAGCGGCACGCTGCGGCTGGAGGCGCCCGAAGGCTGGAGGATTCGCGAGGGCGCCGTGCCGGTACGCTTCACCCGCCCCGGTGAGGTGCGCGAGGTGCGCTTCAGCGTCCAGTCGCCCGCGGGCACGGCCCCGGGCGACTATCCCGTCGCCGCCGTCTTCCAGGCAGAGGATGGGCGCCGCTACACCCGCGGCGTGCAGATGATCGACTATCCGCACGTGCGCGCCCGGCCGCTGTACCACGCCGCCACGTCGCGGGTGCGGGCGTTCGACGTGCAAGTCCCCGCGGGGCTGCGCGTGGGCTACATCGAGGGCGCGGGCGAGGAAGGACCACGGTTCCTGCAGAACCTGGGCATTACCCCCGAGCTGCTGGACGCGGACGACCTGGCCGAGGGCGACCTGTCGCGCTTCGACGTGATCGTGGCCGGCAGCCGCGCGTACGAGGTGCGCACGGACCTGATGGCGCACAACCAGCGGCTGCTGGACTGGGTGTCGCGCGGCGGCACGATGATCGTGCAGTACAACAAGTACGAAATCGTGGAGGGACGCTTCACGCCGTACCCCATCACCATGGCGCGCCCGCACGGCCGGGTGACGGACGAGGGCTCGCCGGTGCGCATCATCGACCCCGCGCACCCCGTGCTGACCACCCCCAACCGCATTGGCCCGGCGGACTGGGAGGGCTGGGTGCAGGAGCGCGGGCTGTACTTCGCGCAGACGTGGGACCCGGCGTACACGCCCGTGCTGGAGATGGGCGATCCCGGCGATGCGTTGCGTGGCGGGCTGCTGGTGGCGCGGCACGGGCAAGGAACGTACGTCTACACGGGGCTGGCGTTCTTCCGCCAGTTTCCGGAGGGCGTGCCTGGCGCCTATCGCCTGTTCGCCAACCTGCTGGCGCTGGGCGCCCGGAACGCCGCGGCGACACCCCGCAGACCCTGAGGCGCCGATGTCCATCGAAACGCACGACGAGCTGGAGGGGATGAAGCGCGCGGGACGCATCGTGCGGATGGTGATCCGTGCGATGGAAAAGGCGTTGCGCCCCGGCGTGACCACCGCCGAGCTGGACGAGATCGGCGCCCGGGTGATGCACCGCGAGGGCGCGCGGTCGGCACCGAAGATGGTCTACGGCTTTCCGGGCGAGGTGCTGATCAGCGTGAACGACGAGGTGGTGCACGGCATCCCCGGCAGCCGCGTGATCCAGAACGGCGACCTGGTGAAGCTGGACGTGACGGTGGACAAGGACGGCTACGTGGCCGATGCCGCCGTGACGGTGCCGGTGGCGCCCGCGCCGGAGCGCGCGCTGAAGCTGGCGGCGTGTGCGCGGGCCGCGTTCGCCAGGGCGATGGAAGTGGCGCGCGTAGGGAACCGCGTGAACGACATCGGCCGGGCCGTGGAAGACGAGGTGCGCCGCCGGGGGTTCCGCGTGATCCGCGACCTGAACGGCCACGGCATCGGCCGGACGATCCACGAAGAGCCCAGCATTCCCAACTACTTCGATCCCCGCCTCACCCGGAAGCTCACGGAGGGGCTGGTGATCACGGTGGAGCCCATCGTGGGAGAAACGTCGGGCCGCTTCGTGGAAGACCCCGATGGCTGGACCCTGCGCACGGAGGACGGCGGCCTGGCCGCGCACTACGAGCACACGCTCGTCATCACGCGCGGCAAGCCGATCCTGCTCACGGCGGCGTAAGCGCTAACAAGGACGACGAAGCGCTCCCACTACGCCGCAGCGCCACAGCCTGTCATCCTGAGGCCCAGGCGCACGGAACCGGCCCGCAGTACAACCGTCGCGGGCCGAAGGATCCAGCCGCGGAAGGGAAAACCAGCCCGGGCGCGGCAGCGGTCACCGTAGCCGAGGCCTCGGCTTCCGTGGGGGCCTCACCCGGCCGCGCTGACACGCGTGCCACCCTCTCCCACAAACAGCGTGGGAGAGGGGGTACACTTCGGGGTTGGCGTGGACAGGCAGGGCCCGGTGCGTGGGCCGGCGCCCCCCATCCCCAACCCTTCCCCCGCATACTGCCGCGGGGGAAGGGAGCCAGTCTGGCGCACGGGGCCAGCCGAAGCGCAGTTCAGGTCTCCCCCTCCCCTGCGCAGCGGGGGACGGGGGCCGGGGGGAGGGGGCTCCCGACGCATTCACCGGCAGCCCGTCGAACCTCGATCGAAGTCTCCCCTCTCCCGGCGTAGTTTGCCGGGGGAGGGGCCGGGGGAAGGGCCCGCCGCGGCATGCGCCCAAGCCGATCGAACCCCCACCACAGGTCCCCTCTCTCCCGCGCCGATTGCGGGGGAGACGACGGGAGAGGGGGCTTTTTCGTAGTTTTGAACCTGGACCGACCAACCATGCTGACCACCGCCCGCGGGCTTTCCATCTTGGCACTCGCCACCCTCACCACCGCCTGTGGCGGCGGCGACGGCCGGCAGGTGCTCACCGTGTACTCGCCGCACGGGCGCGAGATGCTGCAGGCGTTCGAGAAGCGCTTCGAGGCCGCCAATCCCACCATCGACCTGCAGTACGTCGACATGGGATCGCAGGAGGTGTTCGACCGCGTCCGCTCCGAAAAGGCGAATCCGCAGGCCGACGTGTGGTGGGGCGCCCCGGCCAACATGTTCGAACAGGCCGCCGCCGACTCCATGCTGCAGCCCTTCACCCCGTCGTGGGCCACGGCCGTCCCCGCCGAGGCCAAGGACGCCGAGGGCTACTGGTTCGGCACCTACATCACCCCCGAGGTGATCGCGTACAACACGCAGGTGGTGCCCGCCGCCGAGGCGCCCAAGGACTGGGACGACGTGCTCGATCCCCGATGGAAGGGCAAGGTGCTCATCCGCGACCCCATGGCCAGCGGCACCATGCGCACCATCTTCGGCATGATGGTGCAGCGCGGCATCCGCGCCACGGGCGATACGGCGCAGGGGTTCCAGTGGCTGCGGCGGCTGGACGCCAACACCAAGCAGTACGTCCTCAATCCCACCATGCTGTACCAGATGCTGGCGCGCCAGGAAGGCTACGTGACGCTCTGGGCGCTGCCGGACATCGAGATGGTGCGCGCCCAGTACCCCATCGAGTACACCATCCCCACCAGCGGCACCCCGCTCATCGTAGACGCAGTCGCCATCGTCCGCGGCGCCCCGAATGTCGACGCGGCGAAGGTTTTCGTAGAGTACATCGGCGGGAACGCGGCGCTGGTGCCGGCCGTCCGCGAGTTCTTCCGGCTCCCCGCCCGCACCGACTTTCCGGGGGACAGCATGCCCCCGCGCCTGCGCGCCGCACAGGAAAAGCTGGTCGCCGAGCCGATGGACTGGAAGCTCCTGCAGGAACGCGGGAACGAGTGGATGCGCCACTGGGACGAGAACGTCCGCAACCGGGGCGCGAAGTGACCTCTCCCGCGCCGACTGCTGTATCCTCGTCCGCCACCCAGCCGATCCTTTCGCTGGACGGCGTCACCCGCCGCTTCGGTGAGACGACGGCGGTGGACGCGGTGTCGCTGGAGGTGCCCGCGGGCGAGTTCCTCACGCTGCTGGGCCCCTCCGGCTGCGGAAAGACGACGACGCTGCGGATGATCGCCGGTTTCGAGCATCCCACGGCCGGCCGCATCGTCCTGGGCGGGCGCGAGGTGACGGCCCTGCCGCCGCAGAAGCGCGACGTGGGGATGGTGTTCCAGAACTACGCGCTGTTCCCCCACCTGGACGTGTGGGAGAACGTGGCGTTCGGCCTCAAGTCGCGCGGCGACCGCAAGGACGTCGTCGGTCCGCGGGTGGAGCGTGCGCTGGGACTGGTGGAGCTGGCGGGCTACGGCAAGCGCAAGGTGCAGGAGCTCTCCGGCGGGCAGCAGCAGCGCGTGGCGCTGGCCCGCGCGCTCGCGCCCGAGCCGCCGCTGCTGCTGCTGGACGAGCCGCTGAGCAACCTGGACGCCGCCCTGCGCGAGCGCACCCGCGACGAGCTGCGCGCGCTACTCAAGAGCCTGGGAATGACGGCCATCTTCGTGACCCACGACCAGGAAGAGGCGTTCGCGCTCTCTGACCGCATCGCGGTGATGGAGCTCGGGCGCCTTCAGCAGGTGGGCTCGCCCGAGGAGCTGTACGGATCGC includes these proteins:
- a CDS encoding PIG-L family deacetylase — protein: MMRRRIPVAILAAAVTLAAVPRSAPAQEAGSEYRGAAALGLSLRRLGVSKRVLMVGAHPDDEDTQLLARLALQEGADVAYLSLTRGEGGQNGIGPELGAGLGLLRTEELLAARRVDGAEQFFTRAYDFGFSKSADEAFRHWPHEELLRDVVRVIRQYRPDVIVTVFSGTPRDGHGQHQVSAIVAHDAFTAAGDPSRFPEQIAQGLRPHHTAKLYQSLRSRAEGATVQVRVGELDPLIGRSPFQQAMASRSRHRSQDMGAPELPGARTTYLRRVFPESAAPEPSIWAGIDTTFAPAERPESAAARGLLRYHQSTEALRARFNPLEPSALAAALADALVTLRQARAAIPASNGTADLVFAIDEEIRQAQAAAMQAAGAVVDAVASDARIAPGEAFTLDLTVWNGGPAPLTVRHLQPELPAGWTATAVDSASRPTGSVIAPGELYLRRFRVTVPADAALTEPYFLRQPVEGDLYRWPQNDPALGRPFEHAPVRARADVVMGARGADAAMETTVDATFREVDPRQGELRRPVMVVPAVSVLLDPPARVLSTSSARPLEYTVRLASEAPEGISGTLRLEAPEGWRIREGAVPVRFTRPGEVREVRFSVQSPAGTAPGDYPVAAVFQAEDGRRYTRGVQMIDYPHVRARPLYHAATSRVRAFDVQVPAGLRVGYIEGAGEEGPRFLQNLGITPELLDADDLAEGDLSRFDVIVAGSRAYEVRTDLMAHNQRLLDWVSRGGTMIVQYNKYEIVEGRFTPYPITMARPHGRVTDEGSPVRIIDPAHPVLTTPNRIGPADWEGWVQERGLYFAQTWDPAYTPVLEMGDPGDALRGGLLVARHGQGTYVYTGLAFFRQFPEGVPGAYRLFANLLALGARNAAATPRRP
- the map gene encoding type I methionyl aminopeptidase, which codes for MSIETHDELEGMKRAGRIVRMVIRAMEKALRPGVTTAELDEIGARVMHREGARSAPKMVYGFPGEVLISVNDEVVHGIPGSRVIQNGDLVKLDVTVDKDGYVADAAVTVPVAPAPERALKLAACARAAFARAMEVARVGNRVNDIGRAVEDEVRRRGFRVIRDLNGHGIGRTIHEEPSIPNYFDPRLTRKLTEGLVITVEPIVGETSGRFVEDPDGWTLRTEDGGLAAHYEHTLVITRGKPILLTAA
- a CDS encoding extracellular solute-binding protein, translated to MLTTARGLSILALATLTTACGGGDGRQVLTVYSPHGREMLQAFEKRFEAANPTIDLQYVDMGSQEVFDRVRSEKANPQADVWWGAPANMFEQAAADSMLQPFTPSWATAVPAEAKDAEGYWFGTYITPEVIAYNTQVVPAAEAPKDWDDVLDPRWKGKVLIRDPMASGTMRTIFGMMVQRGIRATGDTAQGFQWLRRLDANTKQYVLNPTMLYQMLARQEGYVTLWALPDIEMVRAQYPIEYTIPTSGTPLIVDAVAIVRGAPNVDAAKVFVEYIGGNAALVPAVREFFRLPARTDFPGDSMPPRLRAAQEKLVAEPMDWKLLQERGNEWMRHWDENVRNRGAK
- a CDS encoding ABC transporter ATP-binding protein, giving the protein MTSPAPTAVSSSATQPILSLDGVTRRFGETTAVDAVSLEVPAGEFLTLLGPSGCGKTTTLRMIAGFEHPTAGRIVLGGREVTALPPQKRDVGMVFQNYALFPHLDVWENVAFGLKSRGDRKDVVGPRVERALGLVELAGYGKRKVQELSGGQQQRVALARALAPEPPLLLLDEPLSNLDAALRERTRDELRALLKSLGMTAIFVTHDQEEAFALSDRIAVMELGRLQQVGSPEELYGSPANAFVASFLGRANFLDSTLDSVDGDRAVCRLPGGAAWTAALSADAPRAAPGAPLRVMVRPEGLELAGTDAAGALPGRVLDRRYAGSATFYRVALDGGPEVLIHGRPHEASAGDTVRVALHPRAEPVAYPVEAR